In a single window of the Streptomyces sp. HUAS ZL42 genome:
- a CDS encoding NUDIX hydrolase, with translation MSAADEILDIVDENDLVVGQSPRGEAYARGLRHRCVFIQARDSFGRIFVHRRTPTKLVFPSLYDMFVGGVVEAGEAYDDAALREAEEELGVSGLPRPAFLFKFLYDDGAGQTWWSAVYEVRCDLPVRPQVEEVAWHDFLPEEEVERRLPEWEWVPDGLAAYERLKDHRTAG, from the coding sequence ATGAGCGCTGCAGACGAAATTCTCGACATCGTCGACGAGAACGACCTGGTCGTCGGCCAGTCCCCGCGCGGCGAGGCCTACGCCCGCGGGCTGCGCCACCGATGCGTCTTCATTCAGGCCCGCGACTCCTTCGGCCGGATCTTCGTCCACCGCCGCACGCCGACCAAGCTGGTCTTCCCCTCCCTGTACGACATGTTCGTCGGCGGGGTCGTCGAAGCGGGCGAGGCCTACGACGACGCGGCCCTGCGTGAGGCCGAGGAGGAACTGGGCGTGAGCGGCCTGCCCCGGCCCGCCTTCCTCTTCAAGTTCCTCTACGACGACGGCGCGGGGCAGACCTGGTGGTCGGCGGTGTACGAGGTGCGCTGCGACCTCCCCGTGCGACCGCAGGTCGAGGAGGTGGCCTGGCACGACTTCCTGCCGGAGGAGGAGGTGGAGCGCCGCCTGCCGGAGTGGGAGTGGGTTCCGGACGGACTTGCGGCGTACGAGCGGCTGAAGGACCACCGGACAGCGGGCTGA
- a CDS encoding GntP family permease, which yields MTRLSAEMLAADTVEPITSAGHAQLGIAVLAGIAVIVLLITKFKLHAFLSLTLGSLALGAFAGAPLDKTIVSFTTGLGATVAGVGVLIALGAILGKLLADSGGADQIVDTILAKAGGRSMPWAMVLIASVIGLPLFFEVGVVLLIPVVLMVAKRGNYSLMRIGIPALAGLSVMHGLVPPHPGPLVAIDAVKADLGVTLALGVLVAIPTVIIAGPLFSRFAARWVDVPAPDRMLYPTGGSPQTPAQRASEEPDKRPGFVPTLATILLPVVLMLAKALVDIVVDDPTHTVQRVFDVIGSPLIALLASVIVGIFTLGRPAGFSKERISQVVEKGLAPIAGILLIVGAGGGFKQTLIDCGVGRMILEISEDWSIPALLLAWLIAVAIRLATGSATVATVSAAGLVAPLAADMSTTHAALLVLAIGAGSLFFSHVNDAGFWLVKEYFGLTVGQTIKTWSVMETIISVVAGGVVLLLSLIL from the coding sequence GTGACCAGACTCAGTGCCGAGATGCTGGCAGCGGACACCGTCGAGCCGATCACCTCGGCCGGTCATGCTCAGCTGGGCATAGCCGTCCTGGCGGGCATCGCCGTCATCGTCCTGCTCATCACCAAGTTCAAGCTCCATGCCTTCCTGTCGCTGACCCTCGGCTCGCTGGCGCTCGGCGCGTTCGCCGGGGCACCGCTCGACAAAACCATCGTCAGCTTCACCACCGGACTCGGCGCGACCGTCGCCGGCGTGGGCGTGCTGATCGCCCTGGGCGCGATCCTCGGCAAGCTGCTCGCCGACTCCGGGGGCGCCGATCAGATCGTCGACACGATCCTCGCGAAGGCGGGCGGGCGCTCGATGCCGTGGGCGATGGTGCTGATCGCCTCGGTGATCGGTCTGCCGCTGTTCTTCGAGGTCGGCGTCGTACTGCTGATCCCGGTCGTGCTGATGGTCGCCAAGCGGGGCAACTACTCGCTGATGCGCATCGGCATCCCGGCGCTCGCGGGCCTGTCCGTCATGCACGGCCTGGTTCCGCCGCACCCCGGCCCGCTGGTCGCGATCGACGCGGTCAAGGCCGACCTGGGCGTGACGCTGGCGCTGGGCGTGCTGGTCGCCATCCCGACGGTGATCATCGCCGGCCCGCTGTTCTCGCGGTTCGCGGCGCGCTGGGTGGACGTGCCGGCCCCGGACCGGATGCTGTATCCGACCGGGGGTTCCCCCCAGACCCCCGCCCAACGCGCTTCCGAGGAACCGGACAAGCGCCCCGGCTTCGTCCCCACGCTGGCCACGATCCTCCTGCCGGTCGTCCTGATGCTCGCCAAGGCGCTCGTCGACATCGTCGTGGACGACCCCACGCACACCGTGCAGCGCGTCTTCGACGTCATCGGCTCCCCGCTGATCGCCCTGCTCGCCTCCGTGATCGTCGGCATCTTCACGCTGGGCCGGCCCGCCGGCTTCAGCAAGGAGCGCATCTCGCAAGTCGTCGAGAAGGGCCTGGCCCCCATCGCCGGAATCCTGCTGATCGTCGGCGCGGGCGGCGGCTTCAAGCAGACGCTGATCGACTGCGGTGTCGGTCGGATGATCCTCGAGATCTCCGAGGACTGGTCCATCCCGGCCCTGCTGCTGGCCTGGCTGATCGCGGTCGCGATCCGCCTGGCGACCGGTTCGGCGACGGTCGCGACGGTCTCGGCGGCGGGTCTGGTGGCCCCGCTGGCGGCCGACATGTCGACTACCCACGCGGCCCTGCTGGTCCTCGCCATCGGAGCCGGATCGCTCTTCTTCAGCCATGTCAACGACGCCGGATTCTGGCTGGTGAAGGAGTACTTCGGCCTGACCGTCGGCCAGACGATCAAGACATGGTCGGTGATGGAGACGATCATTTCGGTGGTCGCGGGGGGTGTGGTCCTGCTGCTGTCACTGATCCTCTAG
- a CDS encoding DMT family transporter, whose protein sequence is MSVLVLVLAVSAACCLGFGFVLQQNAAQKAPLGDFLSFRLLLDLMKVPRWLGGIGLMVAGMVLGAIALGQGEVSLVEPLLATNLLFALALSRHQTRQPLGRQGWAGLGLLAGGVTTFIVAGEPRGGSAVSDPLRHWLIIGVMIGLALLLTTYAKRSRLSSGPVLLALAAGLLYGVQDALTRVSGQRFSAGGFAELLTGWQPYAVLALGVTGLILVQSAFETASLRMSLPALTAAQPLAGIACGVGFLGDRLRTDTSALAWEAAGLAAIVAGIVLLGLHPAMPTGATPRERVRDLQPN, encoded by the coding sequence GTGTCGGTTCTGGTTCTGGTTCTCGCCGTGAGCGCCGCATGCTGTCTGGGCTTCGGCTTCGTGCTCCAGCAGAACGCGGCACAGAAGGCTCCCCTCGGCGACTTCCTGTCCTTCCGGCTGCTGCTCGATCTGATGAAGGTGCCGCGCTGGCTGGGCGGCATCGGGCTGATGGTGGCCGGCATGGTCCTGGGCGCGATCGCGCTCGGCCAGGGGGAGGTCTCCCTCGTCGAACCCCTCCTCGCGACGAACCTGCTCTTCGCGCTCGCCCTCTCCCGCCACCAGACCCGGCAGCCGCTGGGCCGCCAGGGCTGGGCGGGCCTCGGCCTGCTCGCGGGCGGGGTGACCACGTTCATCGTGGCCGGCGAGCCGCGCGGCGGGAGCGCGGTCAGCGATCCGCTGCGCCACTGGCTGATCATCGGCGTGATGATCGGGCTGGCGCTGCTGCTCACGACGTACGCCAAGCGTTCGCGGCTGAGCTCCGGACCGGTGCTGCTGGCCCTGGCGGCCGGGCTGCTGTACGGCGTGCAGGACGCCCTGACGCGGGTCAGCGGCCAGCGGTTCTCCGCGGGCGGCTTCGCCGAACTGCTCACCGGCTGGCAGCCGTACGCCGTGCTCGCACTGGGTGTCACCGGCCTGATCCTGGTGCAGAGCGCGTTCGAGACCGCGTCGCTGCGCATGTCGCTGCCCGCCCTGACCGCGGCCCAGCCGCTGGCCGGCATCGCCTGCGGCGTGGGTTTCCTCGGCGACCGGCTGCGCACCGACACCAGCGCGCTGGCCTGGGAGGCGGCCGGACTCGCGGCGATCGTCGCGGGCATCGTGCTGCTGGGCCTGCACCCGGCAATGCCTACCGGCGCCACCCCACGCGAGCGCGTGCGCGACCTGCAGCCGAACTGA
- a CDS encoding molybdopterin-dependent oxidoreductase: MNSEHPEERGTPVGRRVFLGTVGLGVLGVATAPTLQRGLEAFLGGAAEKDPTGLTGLLPNGGGFRYYSVTSSVPHKNAGNYRLTVDGLVDHPKTYTLADLRALPQTRLVKDVQCVTGWRVPDTPFEGVQLSRLLDAAGVGAKAKAVRFTCFDGAYSESLTLDQARRADVLVALRMQDKDLGHDHGGPVRLYVAPMYFYKSAKWLSGITVTDEVRPGYWEERGYDVDAWVGRSNGRDDEPTS; encoded by the coding sequence GTGAACTCCGAACATCCCGAGGAGCGGGGCACACCCGTCGGCCGTCGCGTCTTCCTCGGCACCGTCGGCCTGGGCGTCCTCGGCGTCGCCACCGCGCCCACCCTGCAACGCGGCCTCGAGGCGTTCCTCGGCGGCGCCGCCGAAAAGGACCCCACCGGTCTCACGGGACTGCTCCCGAACGGCGGCGGCTTCCGCTACTACTCGGTGACCTCGTCCGTCCCGCACAAGAACGCCGGGAACTACCGCCTGACCGTCGACGGCCTGGTCGACCACCCGAAGACCTACACCCTCGCCGACCTCAGGGCACTGCCCCAGACCCGGCTCGTCAAGGACGTCCAGTGCGTCACCGGCTGGCGGGTCCCGGACACGCCGTTCGAGGGCGTGCAGCTGTCCCGGCTGCTCGATGCCGCCGGCGTGGGCGCGAAGGCCAAGGCCGTGCGCTTCACCTGCTTCGACGGCGCCTACTCCGAGAGCCTCACGCTCGACCAGGCCCGCCGCGCCGACGTCCTGGTCGCCCTGCGCATGCAGGACAAGGACCTCGGCCACGACCACGGCGGCCCGGTCCGCCTGTACGTGGCGCCCATGTACTTCTACAAGTCCGCCAAGTGGCTCTCCGGGATCACCGTCACCGACGAGGTGCGGCCCGGCTACTGGGAGGAGCGCGGCTACGACGTCGACGCCTGGGTGGGCCGCTCGAACGGACGGGACGATGAGCCTACGAGCTGA
- a CDS encoding gluconokinase, with product MRTPHVVVVMGVAGTGKTTIGPLLAARLGVPYAEADDFHPPANIAKMSAGVPLDDADRWPWLDAIGAWAHGRAGLGGVVSCSALKRSYRDRLRAAAPGIVFVHLTGDRKLVADRMAHRRGHFMPHALLDSQFATLQPLGADEAGVAVDVSGSPQEITDRAAKALAGLPDPPQ from the coding sequence ATGCGCACCCCTCACGTCGTCGTGGTGATGGGCGTCGCCGGCACGGGCAAGACCACCATCGGTCCCCTGCTCGCCGCCCGGCTGGGCGTCCCGTACGCCGAGGCCGACGACTTCCACCCGCCGGCCAACATCGCCAAGATGTCGGCCGGTGTCCCGCTCGACGACGCGGACAGGTGGCCGTGGCTCGACGCCATCGGTGCCTGGGCGCACGGGCGGGCCGGGCTGGGCGGGGTGGTCAGCTGCTCGGCGCTGAAGCGGTCGTACCGCGACCGGCTCAGGGCCGCCGCACCCGGGATCGTGTTCGTGCACCTCACGGGCGACCGGAAACTCGTCGCGGACCGGATGGCGCATCGCCGGGGCCACTTCATGCCCCACGCGCTGCTGGACTCCCAGTTCGCCACGCTCCAGCCGCTGGGCGCGGACGAGGCGGGCGTCGCGGTCGACGTCTCCGGCAGCCCGCAGGAGATCACCGACCGGGCCGCGAAGGCGCTGGCCGGGCTTCCCGACCCACCGCAGTAG
- a CDS encoding cytochrome b/b6 domain-containing protein translates to MSLRAETPPRAVRIGRFSRAERWVHRTTAALMGVCVVTAAFLYVPELAQLVGRRELVVRVHECAGLALPVPVLAGLASRAFRGDLRLLNRFGPHDRVWLRAALRRDKRRASRPAGKFNAGQKIYAAWIAGATLVMLGTGLIMWFTHLTPLMWRTSATFVHDWLALTIGVVLAGHIGMALGDPEARRGMRTGSVSQEWAEREHPLWRR, encoded by the coding sequence ATGAGCCTACGAGCTGAGACCCCGCCGAGGGCCGTGCGGATCGGCCGCTTCAGCCGGGCCGAACGGTGGGTGCACCGCACCACGGCCGCGCTGATGGGCGTGTGCGTGGTCACCGCGGCCTTCCTCTACGTCCCCGAACTCGCCCAGCTCGTCGGCCGCCGCGAGCTGGTGGTCCGCGTCCACGAATGCGCCGGGCTCGCCCTGCCGGTGCCCGTCCTGGCGGGCCTCGCCTCCCGTGCCTTCCGTGGGGATCTGCGCCTGCTGAACCGCTTCGGCCCGCACGACCGCGTCTGGCTGCGCGCCGCCCTGCGCCGGGACAAACGGCGCGCGTCACGTCCGGCCGGCAAGTTCAACGCCGGACAGAAGATCTACGCGGCCTGGATCGCCGGCGCCACACTCGTCATGCTCGGCACCGGCCTGATCATGTGGTTCACACACCTCACCCCGCTGATGTGGCGCACCAGCGCGACCTTCGTCCACGACTGGCTGGCGCTGACCATCGGCGTCGTCCTGGCCGGTCACATCGGCATGGCACTGGGCGACCCGGAGGCGCGGCGCGGCATGCGGACGGGGTCGGTGAGCCAGGAGTGGGCTGAGCGGGAGCATCCGTTGTGGCGGCGGTGA